One Blattabacterium cuenoti DNA window includes the following coding sequences:
- the metE gene encoding 5-methyltetrahydropteroyltriglutamate--homocysteine S-methyltransferase, producing the protein MLKHNLGFPRIGRHRELKIACENYWAGHIDLITLFEVGKKIRKENWNFQIKSNLDLIPCNDFSFYDHVLDLSLLIGTIPEKYLNPKFDNKMDLYFSMARGYQNNNFDIKAMDMTKWFNTNYHYIVPEFIKEQKFFIYSKKIFDEIEELKLILNSSDKIKPVLIGPVSYLYLGKENDTSFNKMDLIENILTVYIEIIDTLSSKNIKWIQLDEPILSLDLSDREKNCIQYAYRKIYKYFNNHDIKILLTSYFDGISENLYLFEEFFTYIDAIHIDLIEDPNQLDKVLSFIKESNIILSIGIIDGRNIWKNKYINSLKKIEKSINSIGEDRVMIAPNCSLLHVPIDLKYEKSIHINIKNKMSFARQKIEELNDLEKIIKGKNNILLNNSSIINDLKKSNIIHNNKIKKRSYDISDKDIKRISNFSKRQKKQHKAFNLPLFPTTTIGSFPQTKEIRIIRNKFIKKKLCKKEYEKKIKQFISEVIKKQEDLGLDVLVHGEFERNDMVEFFSEKLNGMLSTNNGWVQSYGSRCVKPPIIYGDVSRSEKITTNWICYAQSKTKKLVKGMLTGPVTILKWSFVRDDQSIDQTAYQIAWAIRDEVIDLEKSGIKIIQIDEPALREGLPLKKKNWGGYFNWSIRSFHIASSGVKDETQIHTHMCYSEFNDIIKQISNLDADVITIESSRSNMELLKIFSRFSYPNEIGPGIYDIHSPRIPTEKEIFNLIKKASNFLPKRNIWINPDCGLKTRTWNEVLQSINNMVKAAKIARIKLG; encoded by the coding sequence ATGTTGAAACATAATTTAGGATTTCCTCGTATAGGAAGGCATAGAGAATTAAAAATAGCTTGTGAAAATTATTGGGCTGGTCATATTGACTTAATTACTTTATTTGAAGTAGGTAAAAAAATACGTAAAGAAAATTGGAATTTTCAGATAAAATCTAATTTAGATTTAATTCCATGTAACGATTTTAGTTTTTATGATCACGTTTTGGATTTATCTTTATTAATAGGTACAATTCCTGAAAAATATTTAAATCCAAAATTTGACAACAAAATGGATTTATATTTTTCCATGGCTAGAGGATATCAAAATAATAATTTTGATATTAAAGCGATGGATATGACTAAATGGTTTAATACTAATTATCATTATATAGTACCAGAATTTATTAAAGAACAAAAATTTTTTATTTATTCAAAAAAAATATTTGATGAAATAGAGGAATTAAAATTGATATTAAATTCATCGGATAAAATTAAACCTGTTTTGATAGGCCCTGTTTCTTATCTATACTTAGGTAAAGAAAATGATACATCATTTAATAAAATGGATCTAATTGAAAATATTTTAACTGTTTATATAGAAATTATTGATACTTTATCAAGTAAAAATATAAAATGGATTCAATTAGATGAACCAATACTTTCTTTAGATTTATCAGATCGTGAAAAAAATTGTATACAATATGCTTATAGGAAAATATACAAATATTTTAATAATCATGATATAAAAATTTTGTTAACATCTTATTTTGATGGAATTTCAGAAAATTTATATCTTTTCGAAGAATTTTTTACATATATAGATGCAATACATATAGATTTAATAGAAGATCCTAATCAATTAGATAAAGTTTTATCCTTTATTAAGGAATCAAACATAATATTATCTATAGGAATTATTGATGGAAGAAATATATGGAAAAATAAATATATAAATTCACTAAAAAAAATTGAAAAATCTATAAATTCAATTGGTGAAGATCGTGTAATGATTGCTCCTAATTGTTCATTATTACATGTTCCTATTGATTTAAAATATGAGAAATCTATTCATATTAATATAAAAAATAAAATGTCTTTTGCAAGACAAAAAATTGAAGAGTTAAATGATTTGGAAAAAATTATAAAAGGAAAAAATAATATATTATTAAATAATTCATCAATTATAAATGATTTAAAAAAATCTAATATTATTCATAATAATAAAATAAAAAAAAGATCTTATGATATAAGTGATAAAGATATAAAAAGAATAAGTAATTTTTCAAAAAGACAAAAAAAACAACATAAAGCTTTTAACTTACCATTATTTCCTACTACAACTATTGGCTCTTTTCCACAAACAAAAGAAATTAGAATAATAAGAAATAAATTTATTAAAAAGAAATTGTGTAAAAAAGAATATGAAAAAAAAATAAAACAATTTATTTCAGAAGTTATTAAAAAACAAGAAGATCTTGGTTTAGATGTTTTAGTTCATGGAGAATTTGAAAGAAATGATATGGTAGAATTTTTTTCTGAAAAATTAAATGGAATGTTATCTACTAACAATGGATGGGTACAAAGTTATGGTAGTAGATGTGTAAAACCTCCAATTATATACGGGGATGTAAGTAGAAGTGAAAAAATAACTACTAATTGGATTTGTTATGCACAATCCAAAACTAAAAAATTGGTAAAAGGAATGTTAACAGGTCCTGTTACAATATTAAAATGGTCTTTTGTAAGGGACGATCAATCTATAGATCAAACTGCATATCAAATAGCATGGGCTATAAGGGATGAAGTTATAGATTTAGAAAAATCTGGGATTAAAATAATTCAAATAGATGAACCGGCATTAAGGGAAGGATTACCTTTAAAGAAAAAAAATTGGGGGGGGTATTTTAATTGGTCTATTAGATCATTTCATATTGCATCTAGTGGAGTAAAAGACGAAACACAAATACATACTCATATGTGTTATAGTGAATTTAATGATATAATTAAACAAATATCAAATTTAGATGCAGACGTAATTACTATAGAAAGTTCTAGATCAAATATGGAATTATTAAAAATTTTTTCTAGATTCTCTTACCCAAATGAAATAGGACCAGGAATATATGATATTCATTCTCCAAGAATTCCTACTGAAAAAGAAATATTTAACTTAATTAAAAAAGCATCTAATTTTTTACCAAAAAGAAATATATGGATCAATCCAGATTGTGGATTAAAGACTAGAACTTGGAACGAAGTATTACAATCTATTAATAATATGGTTAAAGCTGCCAAAATTGCAAGGATTAAACTAGGTTAA
- a CDS encoding putative sugar nucleotidyl transferase, which translates to MNFILYDDSIIWNNLLPLTFTRPISEIRFGILTVKERWEKFIGKNINYLFTKSFLLKKYSTDEKNLPFNNMLLINSSYLPDNNLVDIIFSMKNDEAILFNNKIVAIKKKFFSYEDYKKNVLKNKIYNKVYKVDKLVNIQYIWDIFIKNSFFLKKDFLFLTKEKKSHCLLGNNILLNKEKIFLKEDLEGNNIVLNAKSGPIYIEKEVTLMEGTVIRGPAFIGKKSILHIGSKIYGGTTIGPSCKMGGEIENSIFFSYSNKAHNGFIGNSVVGEWCNLGAGTNVSNLRNDYSNSTVWSYENKNFIPTGIKFFGVIMGDHSKSSIHTQFNTATVVGVGTNIFGYGFPPRYIPSFSLGGIKKEIKNNKENKRIPFKEICKTANIVMNRRGKVFSLLEKEILEYLYKYKN; encoded by the coding sequence ATGAATTTTATATTATATGATGATTCAATTATATGGAATAATTTATTACCATTAACTTTTACTAGACCTATATCAGAAATAAGGTTTGGGATTTTGACTGTGAAAGAAAGATGGGAAAAATTTATAGGAAAAAATATAAATTATTTATTTACAAAATCATTTCTTTTAAAGAAATATTCTACGGATGAAAAAAATCTTCCTTTTAATAATATGTTATTGATAAATTCTTCATATTTACCTGATAATAATCTTGTTGATATAATTTTTTCTATGAAAAATGATGAAGCTATATTATTCAATAACAAAATAGTAGCTATAAAAAAAAAGTTTTTTTCCTATGAAGATTATAAAAAAAATGTTTTAAAAAATAAAATATATAATAAAGTTTATAAAGTAGATAAATTAGTTAATATTCAATATATATGGGATATTTTCATTAAAAATTCATTTTTTTTAAAAAAAGATTTTTTGTTTTTAACAAAAGAAAAAAAATCACATTGTTTATTGGGTAATAATATTCTTTTGAATAAAGAAAAAATATTTCTTAAAGAAGATTTAGAAGGAAATAATATTGTATTAAATGCGAAATCTGGCCCAATATATATTGAAAAAGAAGTAACTTTAATGGAAGGGACAGTTATAAGAGGTCCAGCTTTTATTGGAAAAAAATCAATATTGCATATAGGATCAAAAATATATGGAGGGACAACTATAGGTCCATCTTGTAAAATGGGAGGAGAAATTGAAAATTCTATATTTTTTTCGTATTCTAACAAAGCACACAATGGTTTTATAGGAAATTCTGTTGTAGGAGAATGGTGTAATTTAGGAGCCGGTACTAATGTATCAAATTTAAGAAACGATTATTCAAATTCAACAGTTTGGAGTTATGAGAATAAAAATTTTATTCCTACTGGAATAAAATTTTTTGGGGTGATAATGGGAGATCATTCTAAATCATCTATACATACTCAATTTAATACAGCAACAGTAGTAGGAGTTGGTACAAATATTTTTGGATATGGATTTCCTCCTAGATATATTCCATCATTTTCCTTAGGAGGAATAAAAAAAGAAATAAAAAATAATAAGGAAAATAAAAGAATTCCATTTAAGGAAATATGTAAAACTGCCAATATAGTTATGAATAGAAGAGGAAAAGTTTTTTCTTTATTAGAAAAAGAAATATTGGAATATTTATATAAATATAAAAATTAA
- a CDS encoding type B 50S ribosomal protein L31: MKNKIHPKNYRLVVFKDINNDKIIICKSTIKTKEYIKINDKDYPLYKMEISSYSHPFFTGEKRFLGKTGPAEKFKKKYEKYNKIKKNYNI; encoded by the coding sequence ATGAAAAATAAAATACATCCTAAAAATTATAGACTTGTTGTATTTAAAGATATTAATAATGATAAAATTATTATATGTAAGTCTACAATAAAAACTAAAGAATATATAAAAATAAATGATAAAGATTATCCATTATATAAAATGGAAATATCTAGTTATTCTCATCCATTTTTTACTGGGGAAAAAAGATTTTTAGGTAAAACAGGTCCTGCTGAAAAATTTAAAAAAAAATATGAGAAGTATAATAAAATTAAAAAAAATTATAACATATGA
- a CDS encoding 3-oxoacyl-ACP synthase III family protein produces MIQSIIIGTGHYLPKKIIKNEYFLNCEFYNKKGLKINKSNKEIIDKFKDITEIEERRYVEKNVLNSDIATIAAKRALINSNIYKEEIDYIISAHNYGDINPDSFQSDFVPSISAKVKNKLKIKNNKCRPYDMVFGCPGWIEGMILADQLLTSKYAKNILVIGSETLSNVIDPYDKNSMIFSDGAGAVVLSAINIKNEKFGIISYDSQCNNNDELYYLSNGPSVNSDYNKSLINIKMNGRKIYEYALTEMPNMLKNLLDKTNFHLNDIKKILIHQANAKMDYAILNRLLKLYNYHLDNDFNKKIMPMTIQKFGNSSVATIPTILDLILKKKISYHRINPGDVILMASLGAGMNINCMIYRFQNKQNKLIKI; encoded by the coding sequence ATGATTCAATCAATCATTATAGGAACTGGTCATTATTTACCAAAAAAAATTATAAAAAATGAATATTTTTTAAATTGTGAATTTTACAATAAAAAAGGATTAAAAATCAATAAATCTAATAAAGAAATTATTGATAAATTTAAAGATATTACAGAAATAGAAGAAAGAAGATATGTAGAAAAAAATGTATTAAATTCAGATATTGCAACAATTGCAGCAAAAAGAGCATTAATTAATTCAAATATTTATAAAGAGGAAATAGATTATATCATATCCGCTCATAATTATGGAGATATTAATCCTGATTCTTTTCAATCTGATTTTGTTCCTTCTATTTCAGCTAAAGTAAAAAATAAACTTAAAATTAAAAATAATAAATGTAGACCATATGATATGGTTTTTGGATGTCCAGGGTGGATAGAGGGGATGATTTTAGCAGATCAACTTTTAACATCTAAATATGCTAAAAATATATTAGTAATTGGATCAGAAACATTATCTAATGTTATTGATCCATATGATAAAAATTCTATGATATTTTCTGATGGAGCAGGTGCGGTAGTTTTATCTGCAATTAACATTAAAAATGAAAAGTTTGGAATTATCAGTTATGATAGTCAATGTAACAATAATGATGAATTGTATTATTTATCAAATGGACCTTCTGTAAACTCAGATTATAATAAATCTTTAATTAACATTAAAATGAATGGAAGAAAAATTTATGAATATGCATTAACTGAAATGCCAAATATGTTAAAAAATCTTCTTGATAAAACAAACTTTCATTTAAATGATATAAAAAAAATATTGATTCATCAAGCTAATGCAAAAATGGATTATGCTATTTTAAATAGATTATTAAAATTATATAATTATCATTTAGATAATGATTTTAATAAAAAAATTATGCCAATGACTATTCAAAAATTCGGTAATTCATCTGTAGCTACTATCCCTACTATATTAGATTTGATATTAAAAAAAAAAATATCATATCATAGAATCAATCCTGGAGATGTTATATTAATGGCCTCATTAGGAGCAGGCATGAATATAAATTGTATGATTTATCGTTTTCAAAATAAACAAAATAAATTAATTAAAATTTAG
- the ubiE gene encoding bifunctional demethylmenaquinone methyltransferase/2-methoxy-6-polyprenyl-1,4-benzoquinol methylase UbiE, with product MNNYKNDFSYESEKKLKDMFDNISEKYDIINNILSFGLDSFWRKNVIDILKKFYVKRNYKHLKILDLASGTGELSFLLLNEFDGSKIIGLDPSKKMIKVAKKKLKKINNNYKNNISFIKGYSQNIPFDNETFDIITISFGLRNFQFIHKSFKEMYRVIKSYGKLIILEFSKPNNIFFRNMYYLYNKLFMIKIGGFLSKNYCAYNYLNKSIYFFSFDEKRIKNIFQNENFILINTKKLTFGIASIYFLEKNIN from the coding sequence ATGAATAATTATAAAAATGATTTTTCTTATGAATCAGAAAAAAAATTAAAAGATATGTTTGATAACATATCTGAAAAATATGATATAATCAATAATATTTTATCATTTGGATTAGATTCTTTTTGGAGAAAAAATGTGATTGATATTTTAAAAAAATTTTATGTTAAAAGAAATTATAAACATTTAAAAATATTAGATTTGGCTTCTGGAACAGGGGAGTTATCTTTTCTACTTCTTAATGAATTTGATGGATCTAAAATTATCGGATTGGATCCATCTAAAAAAATGATAAAAGTAGCAAAAAAAAAACTAAAAAAAATTAATAATAATTATAAAAATAATATCTCATTTATTAAAGGTTATTCCCAAAATATACCATTTGATAATGAAACATTTGATATTATAACAATTTCTTTTGGATTAAGAAATTTTCAATTTATTCACAAATCTTTTAAAGAAATGTATAGAGTAATTAAATCATATGGAAAATTAATAATTTTAGAATTTTCTAAACCGAATAATATTTTTTTTAGAAACATGTACTATTTATACAATAAATTATTTATGATTAAAATAGGAGGATTTTTATCTAAAAATTATTGTGCTTATAATTATCTAAATAAATCGATATATTTTTTTTCTTTTGATGAAAAACGGATAAAAAATATTTTTCAAAATGAAAATTTTATTTTGATAAATACAAAAAAATTAACATTTGGAATAGCTTCAATATATTTTTTAGAAAAAAATATTAATTAA
- a CDS encoding GH3 auxin-responsive promoter family protein encodes MIKYISNYITYSFLKKRIKNIELTMDYPIDIQNNVLNELLLHAKNTEFGKKYRFNEIKKYKKFFERVPICKYSDIKPIINRIRKGEKNILWPGKIKWFARSSGTTNTKSKYIPITSQSMNSHYESGKDMLSMYIHNHPKTKIFLGKAVRLGGSYTLHKKYNNFYGDLSSILIKNLPFWAEIICTPKKKISLMSEWDKKLKNLIKITVKQDVRILLGVCSWLLIFLDRLLKIYNKKSINDIWPNIEVIFHGGVSLNPYILQYNKLFNNHKNINYYNIYSASEGFFAIQNENKVEDLLLLLNHGIFYEFIPIEYINDSNPKILSINEVKLNKNYAIVISTNAGLWRYIVGDTVKFTNLSPYKIIISGRTTQYINCFGEELIVENADKALKKSCIETNSILQEYTAGPVYINEGKSGSHEWIIEFKKHPKNIYNFRDILDRELQNLNSDYEIKRYKDIVLRPPIIHVARNGLFYDWLKKKNRLGGQNKIPRLSNNRKYINSILKIQDKNKITVN; translated from the coding sequence ATGATAAAATATATATCTAATTATATAACATATTCTTTTTTGAAAAAAAGGATAAAAAATATAGAATTAACAATGGATTATCCTATAGATATCCAAAATAACGTTTTAAATGAGTTATTATTACATGCGAAAAATACAGAATTCGGAAAAAAATATAGATTTAATGAAATTAAAAAATATAAAAAATTTTTTGAAAGAGTTCCAATATGTAAATATTCTGATATAAAACCGATAATAAATAGAATAAGAAAAGGAGAAAAAAATATATTATGGCCAGGAAAAATAAAATGGTTCGCTAGATCTTCAGGTACGACAAATACAAAAAGTAAATATATACCGATTACGTCACAATCCATGAATTCGCATTATGAATCAGGTAAAGATATGTTATCTATGTATATTCATAATCATCCAAAAACAAAAATTTTTCTAGGAAAAGCTGTACGTTTAGGAGGTAGTTATACATTACATAAAAAATATAATAATTTTTATGGAGACTTATCTTCTATTCTAATAAAAAATCTTCCATTTTGGGCAGAAATTATTTGTACTCCAAAAAAAAAAATTTCATTAATGAGTGAATGGGATAAAAAGTTAAAAAACTTAATAAAAATAACTGTTAAACAAGATGTTCGTATATTATTAGGAGTATGTTCTTGGTTATTAATTTTTCTTGATCGTTTATTAAAAATATATAATAAAAAAAGTATTAATGATATATGGCCAAATATAGAAGTTATATTTCATGGAGGTGTTAGCTTAAATCCGTATATATTACAATATAATAAATTATTTAATAACCATAAAAATATAAATTACTATAATATATATAGTGCTTCAGAAGGTTTTTTTGCTATTCAAAACGAAAATAAAGTTGAAGATCTTTTATTATTATTAAATCATGGAATTTTTTATGAATTTATTCCTATCGAATATATTAATGATAGTAATCCAAAAATATTATCTATTAATGAAGTAAAATTAAATAAAAATTACGCTATAGTAATTTCTACTAACGCTGGGTTATGGAGATATATCGTAGGAGATACAGTAAAATTTACTAATTTATCCCCATATAAAATTATAATTTCTGGAAGAACCACTCAATATATTAATTGCTTTGGAGAAGAATTAATTGTAGAAAATGCTGATAAAGCATTAAAAAAATCTTGTATAGAAACAAATTCTATATTACAAGAATATACAGCAGGACCTGTTTATATAAATGAAGGTAAATCTGGATCTCATGAATGGATTATAGAATTTAAAAAACATCCAAAAAATATATATAATTTTAGAGATATTTTAGATAGAGAATTACAAAATTTGAACTCTGATTATGAAATAAAACGATATAAAGATATTGTTTTACGTCCTCCAATCATACATGTTGCTAGAAATGGTTTATTTTATGATTGGCTAAAAAAAAAAAATAGATTAGGTGGACAAAATAAAATACCACGTTTATCTAATAATAGAAAATATATCAATTCTATACTTAAAATTCAGGATAAAAATAAAATTACTGTAAACTAA
- the rpsO gene encoding 30S ribosomal protein S15 has protein sequence MYSSDKKKEIFKNYGKSISDTGSPQVQVALFTYRINYLNNHLKKNKKDFNTERSLIKLVGKRKKLLKYIEKNDINNYKNIIKNLKLRK, from the coding sequence ATGTATTCATCAGATAAAAAAAAAGAAATATTTAAAAATTATGGTAAATCCATATCTGATACTGGATCACCTCAGGTACAAGTTGCCTTATTTACATATAGAATTAATTATTTAAATAATCATTTAAAAAAAAATAAAAAAGACTTTAATACAGAAAGATCATTGATAAAATTAGTAGGAAAGAGAAAAAAATTATTAAAATATATTGAAAAAAACGATATAAATAATTATAAAAATATTATTAAAAATTTAAAGTTAAGAAAATAA
- a CDS encoding polyribonucleotide nucleotidyltransferase, with protein MSKIIRESVLLEDGRKIIIETGCLAKQADGAATVRLNDTILLATVVASTLKINKEVNFFPLTIDYREKYYAGGKIPGGFIKREGRPSNEEILTMRLVDRGLRPMFPNNIINKEIQVMISLLSYDGTVLPDGLAGLAASTALSVSKIPFNGPISEVRIIRSGKKFFINPSLEQLKESDIDMVVGGSIDSIIMIEGEMKEILEIEFIEILEKAHEEIKKQIKAQNKLIKKINNQKILSDENEEININNLEYDEINILEKKVSIFFTEKIENIYKNNFNKKNRLIKENLLINEFKKKFFTEKEIEEKDFIINQSYEKIKKKIIRKLLIEKGIRIDGRNNKEIRSIYSFVDYLPGVHGSALFSRGETQSLTTVTLGSSIDANRIDNVIMENNEKFYLHYNFPPFSTGEIRSIRGVSRREIGHGNLAQRALKNIIPNNPYTIRVVSDILESNGSSSMATVCAASLALMDAGISIKNPVSGISMGLIMENDKKIIISDILGEEDYFGDLDFKITGTKNGITACQMDIKNSKKITYDILKKILIQALEGRLFILDKMMKTLPKYRKKMKPNAPKIYTLNIPKNFIGSVIGQGGRIIQDIQSRTNTNIVIEEKEKFGYIEIIGKTYESIENAINIIKEITFIPKIGKVYKAKVKSIKNFGAFVEISKGVEGLLHISEIGWKRLNRIEEELNIGDMIDVKIMEMDEKNRRMKLSRKVLIPRPNKKK; from the coding sequence ATGTCAAAAATTATAAGAGAATCCGTACTTTTGGAAGATGGCAGAAAAATTATCATAGAAACTGGATGTCTTGCTAAACAAGCGGACGGAGCAGCTACAGTTCGTTTAAATGACACTATATTATTGGCAACGGTAGTGGCATCTACTTTAAAAATAAATAAAGAAGTAAATTTCTTTCCATTAACAATAGATTATAGAGAAAAGTATTATGCAGGAGGAAAAATTCCTGGTGGGTTTATCAAAAGAGAAGGAAGACCATCTAATGAGGAAATTTTAACAATGAGATTAGTAGATAGAGGATTGAGACCAATGTTTCCTAATAATATTATAAATAAAGAAATACAAGTTATGATATCTCTTTTATCATATGATGGAACTGTTTTACCAGATGGATTAGCAGGATTAGCAGCTTCTACAGCATTATCCGTATCTAAAATACCTTTTAATGGTCCTATATCTGAAGTTCGTATAATTAGATCTGGAAAAAAATTTTTTATAAATCCAAGTTTAGAACAATTAAAAGAATCAGATATAGATATGGTAGTAGGTGGATCTATTGATTCTATTATTATGATTGAGGGAGAAATGAAAGAAATATTAGAAATAGAATTTATAGAAATTTTAGAAAAAGCTCATGAAGAAATAAAAAAACAAATTAAAGCACAAAATAAATTAATAAAAAAAATAAATAATCAAAAAATTTTATCGGATGAAAATGAAGAAATCAATATAAATAATTTAGAATATGATGAAATAAATATTTTAGAAAAAAAAGTAAGTATATTTTTTACAGAAAAAATTGAAAATATATATAAAAATAATTTTAATAAAAAAAATAGGTTGATTAAAGAAAATTTATTAATAAATGAATTTAAAAAAAAATTTTTTACAGAAAAAGAAATAGAAGAAAAAGATTTTATAATCAATCAATCTTATGAAAAAATTAAAAAAAAAATAATAAGAAAATTATTAATAGAAAAAGGAATAAGAATTGATGGAAGAAATAATAAGGAAATTCGTTCAATATATAGTTTTGTCGATTATTTACCTGGAGTACATGGTTCCGCTCTATTCTCAAGAGGAGAAACTCAATCATTGACTACAGTAACATTAGGTTCATCAATAGATGCAAATAGAATTGATAATGTAATCATGGAAAATAATGAAAAATTTTATTTACATTATAATTTTCCTCCTTTCTCTACCGGAGAAATACGTTCTATTAGAGGTGTTAGTAGACGTGAAATAGGACATGGAAATCTTGCACAAAGAGCATTAAAAAATATTATACCTAATAATCCTTATACAATTAGAGTAGTATCGGACATATTAGAATCTAATGGTTCATCTTCCATGGCAACAGTTTGTGCTGCTAGTTTAGCTTTAATGGATGCTGGAATATCTATAAAAAATCCTGTATCAGGTATATCTATGGGATTAATTATGGAAAATGATAAAAAAATTATTATATCAGATATTTTAGGTGAAGAAGATTATTTTGGAGATTTAGATTTTAAAATAACAGGAACAAAAAATGGTATTACTGCTTGTCAAATGGACATAAAAAATTCAAAAAAAATAACATATGATATATTAAAAAAAATTTTAATACAAGCTTTAGAAGGTAGACTTTTTATTTTAGATAAAATGATGAAAACTTTACCTAAATATAGAAAAAAAATGAAACCAAATGCACCAAAAATATATACATTGAATATACCAAAAAATTTTATAGGATCAGTTATTGGTCAAGGAGGTAGAATAATTCAAGATATACAATCACGTACAAATACTAACATCGTTATTGAAGAAAAAGAAAAATTTGGTTATATAGAAATTATAGGAAAAACTTATGAAAGTATAGAAAATGCTATTAATATTATAAAAGAAATAACATTTATTCCAAAAATAGGAAAAGTTTATAAAGCAAAAGTAAAATCTATAAAAAATTTTGGAGCATTTGTAGAAATATCAAAAGGAGTAGAAGGTTTATTGCATATTTCAGAAATAGGATGGAAAAGGTTAAATAGAATAGAAGAAGAATTAAATATAGGAGACATGATTGATGTAAAAATAATGGAAATGGATGAAAAAAATAGAAGAATGAAATTATCTAGAAAAGTACTTATTCCTCGTCCTAACAAAAAAAAATGA
- a CDS encoding sigma-70 family RNA polymerase sigma factor, with protein MRQLKITKQVTNRESESLDKYLHEIGKIPLLTPEEEVEYARKARNGDTSAINKLVNANLRFVVSVAKQYQNQGLSLCDLINEGNLGLIKGILRFDETRGFKCISYVVWWIRQAILQAIAEQSRSIRQPTNKLALLNKILKTLAQLEQELQRTPSIREIADYLNMNEKEVEDSIKNSGRHISMDAPLVEGEDSNLYDLVRSDESPRPDEFLEKESLKKDIKRILETLSDRERKVIILHFGLNGSPPMTLEEVGKFCDLTRERVRQIESIALKRLKHSSRSKILKPYLG; from the coding sequence ATGAGACAACTTAAAATTACAAAACAAGTAACAAATAGAGAATCTGAATCATTAGATAAATATCTTCATGAAATTGGAAAGATACCATTGTTAACTCCTGAAGAAGAGGTAGAATATGCTAGAAAAGCTAGAAATGGGGATACTTCAGCTATTAATAAATTAGTAAACGCAAATTTACGATTTGTAGTATCCGTTGCCAAACAATATCAAAATCAAGGATTAAGTTTATGTGATTTAATTAATGAAGGTAATTTAGGATTAATAAAAGGAATATTAAGATTTGATGAAACAAGAGGTTTTAAATGTATTTCATATGTTGTATGGTGGATTAGACAAGCAATACTGCAAGCAATAGCAGAACAATCACGTTCAATAAGACAACCTACAAATAAATTAGCATTATTAAATAAAATATTAAAAACTCTTGCCCAATTAGAACAAGAATTACAAAGAACCCCTTCTATAAGAGAAATAGCAGATTATTTAAATATGAATGAAAAAGAAGTTGAAGATTCAATAAAAAATTCTGGTAGACATATTTCCATGGATGCACCATTAGTAGAAGGAGAAGATTCTAATCTATATGATTTAGTAAGATCAGATGAATCACCTCGCCCGGATGAATTTTTAGAAAAGGAATCTTTAAAAAAAGATATAAAAAGAATATTAGAAACATTAAGTGATAGAGAACGGAAAGTTATTATTCTCCATTTTGGATTAAATGGTTCTCCTCCAATGACTTTAGAAGAAGTAGGAAAATTTTGTGATTTAACAAGAGAAAGAGTTAGACAAATAGAAAGCATTGCATTAAAAAGATTAAAACATTCATCTAGAAGTAAAATATTAAAACCTTATTTAGGATAA